One Argentina anserina chromosome 6, drPotAnse1.1, whole genome shotgun sequence genomic window, TTAACCACTTCACCGTTTTCCATTTTACTTTAATAGCGTCTTTAacaattttatataaattctCTACTTTACAGGAGAAATCACACAATTTATATAGTTCTCAACATCTACATTCGAAAACTAATGTAGATTAATTCCTTatatgtaaattataatactTGGGAATTGTAATTTTATTCTGTGCTGAGCTGTTGAAGTAAAATAGAGGCTGAGTGAAATAAATTTGATAAATTTATAACTATGTTATTATAAAAGACACGTAGTAAGATTCTTAAAGTGATGGGCATGAGCGAGAATAATAAGAGAGGCCACAAAGTTTGTCTTGTCTGCGGGAGAGTACGTGTATACTCTGAAGGGTGTGTGCTGTGTGCTGATCTTTGGCGGAGGGAGAGGTCAGGGACTAGGACAAGGACAACTGGCGCGGGGGCAAATTAGTCAATTTCTCAGCCACCTTATTTCACCAATCACCGTTGTCCTCTTCAATCTCCATTACCCTAGAACCTACACCGAAACGCTCCGACCGCTGTTTCAGAGAAAACATGGCGGAGGACTGCAGTGGTGGGGGTGCGGTAAAGCGAATGCGGAGTGACTACTTCGACGAAGATATAGTTTTGGAGATACTGGCAAGGCTCCCAGTCAAATCTATACTGCGGTTCCGGTGTGTGTGCAAATTTTGGCGCGCTCTAATTGCCGCTTCGTACTTCGTAAAGAAACACTTGAGCTACGTCGAGAGTGGAATCGGCAACACCAACAACTCCAGGCTCCTGTATCTGCAGAATCCTCCTCAGTCTATAGACTACGAAGCACTGAAGAAAAAGCTTTGGGATGCAAGCAGACATCTCCAGTTTCCGGTCAACTTTCATCATCGCAAATCTGCGCATGAAATCATTAGGGTTTTGGGTGCATGCAATGGgctagtttgttttgaattccaAAGCTTTGGAATTTTCATATGTAACCCCTGCACCGGAGACTCCAAGGTGCTACCGAATCCTCCTACTGAGTCTCATCGTTTAGATTTTTATGGGTTTGGGTATGACTCCAGAATTGATGATTACAAAGTCGTAAGAGGGTTTTCGGAGAATGCCCTGGTTCATGTGTTTGCGCTGAAATCAGGCTCGTGGAGAACGATTTCGGATCTCGATTGTGCCCGGGTTCATGGTAAAGGGTGCTTGTTCCATGGAGCTTTACATTGGCTTGTGCAAGGATCAAGAATTGTGTCCTTTTATATGGCGGAGGAGAAGTTTAAGGAGATAGTCCCTATGCTGGATCATGATCGTTCTTTTGGTGGTGTATTACTCTATAAAGATCGTCTGTGTGCGTATAAAATTAAGGGTGGCACCCCTGGTTTTGTATCGGTATGGTTGATGCAGGAATATGGGGTCAAGGAATCCTGGACGAAAGTTATACACTATTCATTAGAGAAGTCAGGAAGAGAGGAGTATAGACCCCTGTGCATTTTGCAGAGTGGAGAAATTTTGATGCACAGGATTCTGTATGAGGATGTTGATTTCTATGATGATCCTGAGCCTGATGAGTTTGATTATCCTGCTGGTCCTGATGAGTTTGATTATCCTTATCCTGATCCATTTTATGATTCTGATATTTATGGTTATCCTGATGAGTTTGAATATCCTGATCCGGATCCGGATCCATTCGATGATCCTGATGTGTTTGGTTATCCCAGAACGGATGAGTTTGATTATTGTGATGCGGACGCTGATCCTGATCCCTTCCATGATCATGATGTGTTTGGTTATCCTGATGAGTTGGAGGATCCGTATGACGAGCTTCAAAGATTGTATGATCAACAAATGTGGGACAGAGAAAGCTTATTGGTGATAGTTGATCAAACCACATCAAACCATGTTTTGGAGGTTGACTTTGGTTTTGGAGCTGCCATTTACAAGGAGACTTTAGTTTCACCACTAACTGGGGGCA contains:
- the LOC126797393 gene encoding F-box/kelch-repeat protein At3g06240-like, translating into MAEDCSGGGAVKRMRSDYFDEDIVLEILARLPVKSILRFRCVCKFWRALIAASYFVKKHLSYVESGIGNTNNSRLLYLQNPPQSIDYEALKKKLWDASRHLQFPVNFHHRKSAHEIIRVLGACNGLVCFEFQSFGIFICNPCTGDSKVLPNPPTESHRLDFYGFGYDSRIDDYKVVRGFSENALVHVFALKSGSWRTISDLDCARVHGKGCLFHGALHWLVQGSRIVSFYMAEEKFKEIVPMLDHDRSFGGVLLYKDRLCAYKIKGGTPGFVSVWLMQEYGVKESWTKVIHYSLEKSGREEYRPLCILQSGEILMHRILYEDVDFYDDPEPDEFDYPAGPDEFDYPYPDPFYDSDIYGYPDEFEYPDPDPDPFDDPDVFGYPRTDEFDYCDADADPDPFHDHDVFGYPDELEDPYDELQRLYDQQMWDRESLLVIVDQTTSNHVLEVDFGFGAAIYKETLVSPLTGGTIADI